The following are encoded together in the Panicum virgatum strain AP13 chromosome 6K, P.virgatum_v5, whole genome shotgun sequence genome:
- the LOC120713185 gene encoding oleosin-B6-like has product MAACAAARPAPWSGGGAWVAAWNRIAPWRWQCASKSRTAEEARAGAWAAMVGAGSGAEPARSPPAPIAASPAPIAVGASASPAVVAPRVGGGASRGRDAALADATAAVPAAPAPAPSPASALAPAAAPWAAASTTAA; this is encoded by the coding sequence atggcggcctgcgcggcggcgcggcccgcgCCCTGGAGCGGAGGAGGCGCCTGGGTGGCGGCCTGGAACAGAATCGCGCCCTGGAGGTGGCAGTGCGCATCGAAGAGCcgcacggcggaggaggcgcgcgCCGGAGCCTGGGCGGCCATGGTAGGGGCGGGGTCGGGGGCCGAGCCCGCACGCTCGCCCCCTGCGCCAatcgccgcctcccctgctccaatCGCGGTCGGGGCCAGCGCGTCCCCTGCTGTAGTCGCGCCgagggtgggaggaggcgcGAGCAGGGGTCGGGACGCAGCCCTCGCGGACGCGACGGCGGCAGTTCCGGCCGCCCCAGCGCCCGCACCCTCCCCGGCGTCCGCCCTGGCGCCTGCGGCCGCGCCCTGGGCGGCGGCCAGCACGACGGCGGCGTAG